The proteins below come from a single Synechococcus sp. WH 8101 genomic window:
- the mfd gene encoding transcription-repair coupling factor, with protein sequence MPLSSLVRLLQSSALTGELLERRSRDQRLLLRGGHRAARALVATALARRADQPLLVVVPTLEEAGRWTALLELMGWSSTQLYPTSEGSPYEPFDPTTEITWGQLQVLSELQSGSARPDLAIVATERCLQPHLPPPQALAERCRSLRKGDTVDLEELATCLSQLGYERVSSIDQEGTWSRRGDIVDIFPVSSELPVRLEFFGDDLDKLREFDPASQRSLDAIESLRLTPTGFSPLIAEQLRERMPDGLEALLSEQALQELLEGGTPEGMRRLMGLAWDAPASLLDYLPAHCCVAIDERRHGRAHGQQWLDYAEEQHGELTAELSQPLPLLHRPIEAAMALAEAFDGFDLAELQENDSHANAFDLTSRPVPAYPNQFGKLGELVKGYQAEKQSVWLLSAQPSRAVALLEEHDCISRFVPNAADAPAIERLVEQGTPVALKTKGTAELEGLQLPAWRVVLITDREFFGQHNLGSSGYVRRRRKAASRTVDPNKMRPGDYVVHRNHGIGRFQKLEKLAISGEVRDYLVVQYADGILRVAADQLGSLGRYRANSDTPPQLSKMGGSAWVKAKERASKAVRKVALDLVKLYAERHQAPGFAFPADGPWQEELEDSFPYEPTPDQLKATAEVKRDMEQPQPMDRLVCGDVGFGKTEVAIRAIFKAITAGKQVAMLAPTTVLAQQHWRTLSERFAPYPIKVALLNRFRTASERKAILEGLKQGTIDAVVGTHQLLSKSTSFDKLGLLVVDEEQRFGVNQKEKIKALRKDVDVLTLSATPIPRTLYMSLSGVREMSLITTPPPLRRPIKTHLAALDEEAVRSAIRQELDRGGQVFYVVPRVEGIEEVAAQLRQMLPGLKLLVAHGQMAEGELESAMVAFNGGEADVMLCTTIVESGLDIPRVNTILIEDAHRFGLAQLYQLRGRVGRSGIQAHAWLFYPGDASLSDAARQRLRAIQEFAQLGSGYQLAMRDMEIRGVGNLLGVEQSGQMEAIGFDLYMEMLQESLAEIQGQDIPAVDDTQVDLQVTAFIPADWITDSDEKMGAYRAAAECTSAEALVDLAATWADRYGALPGPVQSLLQLMDLKLLAKRCGFSRIRPEKPNIALETPMEEPAFRLLRQGLPQHLHGRLVYQAGTGTSAKVLARGLGVLPMEKQLEELKGWLEQMAAQIPDADGFTAEQRQEQDKARNEAVLSV encoded by the coding sequence ATGCCCCTCAGCTCCCTGGTGCGTCTGCTGCAGAGTTCGGCGCTCACCGGAGAGTTGCTGGAACGGCGCTCACGTGATCAGCGTCTGTTGCTCCGGGGTGGCCACAGGGCGGCGCGGGCCCTGGTGGCTACGGCGCTCGCCCGTCGCGCCGACCAGCCGCTGCTTGTGGTGGTGCCGACCCTGGAGGAGGCCGGTCGCTGGACGGCGTTGCTGGAGTTGATGGGGTGGAGCAGCACCCAGCTCTATCCCACCAGCGAGGGATCCCCCTACGAACCGTTTGACCCCACCACGGAGATCACCTGGGGCCAGCTGCAGGTGCTCAGCGAACTGCAGAGCGGCAGCGCCCGGCCGGATCTGGCGATCGTCGCCACCGAACGCTGCCTCCAGCCCCACCTGCCGCCGCCGCAGGCGTTGGCCGAGCGCTGCCGCAGCCTGCGCAAGGGCGACACGGTCGACCTGGAAGAGCTGGCCACCTGTCTGTCCCAACTGGGCTACGAGCGGGTGTCGAGCATCGACCAGGAGGGCACCTGGAGCCGTCGCGGCGACATCGTCGACATCTTTCCGGTGAGCAGTGAGCTGCCGGTGCGGCTGGAGTTCTTCGGAGATGATCTCGACAAGCTGAGGGAATTCGACCCCGCCAGCCAGCGCTCTCTCGATGCGATCGAGAGCCTCCGCCTCACCCCCACCGGCTTCAGCCCCCTGATTGCCGAGCAGTTGCGGGAGCGGATGCCCGATGGCCTGGAGGCCCTGCTCAGCGAGCAGGCCTTGCAGGAGTTGCTTGAGGGGGGCACCCCTGAGGGGATGCGCCGCCTGATGGGACTCGCCTGGGATGCCCCAGCCTCCCTGCTCGACTACCTGCCCGCCCATTGCTGCGTGGCGATCGATGAACGGCGCCACGGTCGCGCCCATGGCCAGCAATGGCTCGATTACGCCGAAGAGCAGCACGGGGAACTGACCGCTGAGCTGAGCCAGCCCCTGCCGCTCCTGCACCGTCCGATCGAGGCGGCCATGGCCTTGGCGGAAGCCTTTGATGGGTTTGACCTGGCGGAGCTGCAGGAGAACGACAGCCACGCCAATGCCTTTGATCTCACCAGTCGACCGGTGCCGGCTTACCCCAACCAGTTCGGGAAGCTCGGGGAGCTGGTGAAGGGCTATCAGGCCGAGAAACAGTCGGTGTGGTTGCTCTCCGCCCAGCCCAGTCGCGCGGTCGCCCTGCTGGAGGAGCACGACTGCATCAGTCGGTTTGTGCCCAATGCCGCCGATGCACCGGCGATTGAACGGCTGGTGGAGCAGGGCACCCCCGTGGCGCTGAAAACGAAGGGAACGGCGGAATTAGAGGGACTGCAGCTCCCCGCCTGGCGGGTGGTGTTGATCACCGATCGGGAATTCTTCGGGCAACACAACCTCGGCAGCAGCGGTTACGTGCGTCGACGGCGCAAGGCGGCCAGCCGCACGGTCGACCCCAACAAGATGCGCCCCGGTGACTACGTGGTGCATCGCAACCACGGCATCGGCCGTTTCCAGAAGCTGGAGAAACTGGCGATCAGCGGTGAGGTGCGCGACTACCTCGTCGTGCAGTACGCCGATGGCATCCTTCGGGTCGCCGCCGACCAGCTGGGCAGCCTCGGCCGCTACCGCGCCAACAGCGACACCCCACCCCAGCTCAGCAAGATGGGCGGCTCGGCCTGGGTGAAGGCGAAGGAGCGCGCCAGCAAGGCGGTGCGCAAGGTGGCGCTCGATCTGGTGAAGCTTTACGCCGAACGGCATCAGGCCCCGGGCTTCGCCTTCCCCGCCGATGGCCCCTGGCAGGAGGAACTCGAAGACTCCTTCCCCTACGAGCCCACGCCGGATCAGCTCAAGGCCACGGCGGAAGTGAAGCGCGACATGGAACAACCCCAGCCGATGGACCGGTTGGTGTGCGGCGATGTGGGCTTCGGCAAGACGGAGGTGGCGATCCGGGCCATCTTCAAGGCGATCACCGCCGGCAAACAGGTGGCGATGCTCGCTCCCACCACCGTGCTCGCCCAGCAGCACTGGCGCACGTTGTCGGAACGCTTTGCCCCCTATCCGATCAAGGTGGCGCTGCTCAACCGTTTCCGCACCGCCAGCGAGCGCAAAGCCATCCTGGAGGGTCTCAAACAGGGCACGATCGATGCGGTGGTCGGGACCCACCAGTTGCTGAGCAAGAGCACGAGCTTCGACAAGCTCGGCCTGCTGGTGGTGGATGAAGAACAGCGGTTCGGGGTGAATCAGAAGGAGAAGATCAAGGCCCTGCGCAAGGACGTCGACGTGCTCACCCTGTCGGCGACACCGATCCCCCGCACGCTCTACATGAGCCTTTCCGGGGTGCGGGAAATGAGTCTGATCACCACGCCGCCGCCGCTGCGTCGTCCGATCAAGACTCACCTGGCGGCCCTCGATGAGGAGGCGGTGCGCAGTGCGATCCGCCAGGAATTGGATCGCGGCGGCCAGGTGTTTTATGTGGTGCCCAGGGTGGAGGGCATTGAGGAGGTGGCGGCTCAGCTGCGCCAGATGTTGCCCGGTCTGAAGCTGCTCGTGGCCCATGGCCAGATGGCCGAGGGAGAGCTGGAGAGTGCCATGGTGGCGTTCAACGGCGGTGAGGCGGATGTGATGCTCTGCACCACGATCGTGGAGAGCGGCCTCGATATCCCCAGGGTGAACACGATCCTGATCGAGGACGCCCATCGCTTCGGCCTGGCCCAGCTCTATCAGCTGCGCGGACGGGTAGGACGCAGCGGCATCCAGGCCCATGCCTGGCTGTTCTATCCCGGCGATGCCTCTCTCAGCGATGCCGCCCGCCAGCGCCTGCGGGCGATCCAAGAATTCGCCCAGCTCGGCAGTGGCTATCAGCTCGCCATGCGCGACATGGAGATCCGCGGCGTCGGCAATCTGCTTGGTGTGGAGCAGAGCGGCCAGATGGAGGCGATCGGCTTCGACCTCTACATGGAGATGCTGCAGGAATCGCTGGCGGAGATCCAGGGTCAGGACATTCCGGCGGTGGACGACACCCAGGTGGACCTGCAGGTGACCGCCTTCATCCCAGCCGACTGGATCACCGACTCCGACGAGAAGATGGGGGCCTATCGCGCTGCGGCCGAGTGCACCAGCGCCGAAGCGCTGGTGGACCTGGCGGCCACCTGGGCGGACCGCTATGGCGCCCTGCCTGGTCCGGTGCAGTCACTGCTGCAGCTCATGGACCTCAAGCTGCTCGCCAAGCGCTGTGGTTTTTCCCGGATTCGCCCCGAGAAACCAAACATCGCCTTGGAGACCCCGATGGAGGAGCCGGCTTTCCGTTTGTTGCGCCAGGGGCTGCCCCAGCACCTGCATGGCCGACTGGTGTATCAGGCCGGCACGGGCACCAGCGCCAAGGTGCTCGCCCGCGGTCTTGGTGTGTTGCCGATGGAGAAACAGCTGGAGGAGCTCAAAGGCTGGCTGGAGCAGATGGCAGCCCAGATTCCCGATGCTGATGGGTTCACCGCCGAGCAGCGACAGGAGCAGGACAAGGCCCGCAACGAGGCGGTGCTGTCGGTGTGA
- a CDS encoding S41 family peptidase, giving the protein MPSPQHRRSMRDRRSTWMVLLGVGGVSAAVAVASPGLGLPSSTSSAITDSPKEVIDQVWQIVYRDYLDSTGEYNPERWQSLRRNLLAKPYNGTQESYEAIRGMLASLDDPYTRFLDPKEFKEMQIDTSGELTGVGIQISLDKETKDIVVVSPIEGTPASRAGVQPKDVIVSIDGSSTKGMTTEDAVKLIRGKEGTQVTLGLRRKGQVLQVPLVRARIEIHSVSSQLNKAPNGQKVGYIRLKQFNANAAKEMRAAIRSLEEQGVDGYVLDLRSNPGGLLEASVDIARQWLDEGTIVSTKTRDGIQDVRRATGSALTQRPVVVLVNEGSASASEILSGALQDNHRAQLVGQKTFGKGLVQSVRGLADGSGMTVTIAKYLTPSGTDIHKNGIKPDVKVEMSEEEIQSLKLEDLGTNKDSQYRVAETTLIKALAAPSSGRAYKPGSANLKSALQR; this is encoded by the coding sequence ATGCCCTCCCCCCAGCACCGCCGCTCCATGCGTGATCGCCGCAGCACCTGGATGGTGCTTCTGGGAGTGGGCGGCGTTTCAGCGGCCGTGGCGGTGGCCTCACCCGGCCTGGGGCTCCCAAGCAGCACGTCCTCGGCGATCACCGACAGCCCGAAGGAGGTGATCGATCAGGTCTGGCAGATCGTCTATCGCGACTACCTCGACTCCACCGGCGAATACAACCCGGAGCGTTGGCAAAGCCTGCGCCGCAACCTGCTCGCCAAGCCTTACAACGGCACGCAGGAATCGTATGAAGCGATCCGAGGCATGCTCGCCAGCCTCGATGATCCCTACACCCGGTTCCTCGATCCAAAGGAATTCAAGGAGATGCAGATCGACACCTCCGGTGAACTCACCGGGGTGGGCATTCAGATCTCGCTCGATAAAGAAACCAAAGACATCGTGGTGGTGTCGCCGATCGAAGGCACCCCGGCCTCCCGCGCCGGTGTGCAACCGAAGGACGTGATCGTGTCGATCGATGGTTCCTCCACCAAGGGGATGACCACCGAAGACGCGGTGAAATTGATCCGCGGTAAGGAAGGGACACAGGTGACCCTCGGCCTGCGTCGCAAGGGCCAGGTGCTGCAGGTGCCCCTCGTGCGGGCCCGCATCGAAATCCACTCGGTGAGCAGCCAGCTCAACAAGGCGCCCAACGGTCAGAAGGTGGGGTATATCCGCCTCAAGCAATTCAATGCCAACGCTGCCAAGGAGATGCGGGCGGCGATCCGCAGCCTGGAGGAGCAAGGCGTAGATGGCTACGTGCTCGATCTGCGCAGCAATCCAGGTGGCCTGCTGGAAGCAAGCGTGGACATCGCTCGCCAGTGGCTCGATGAAGGCACGATCGTCAGCACCAAGACCCGCGACGGCATTCAGGATGTGCGGCGGGCCACCGGCAGTGCTCTGACCCAGCGTCCCGTGGTGGTGTTGGTGAATGAAGGCTCCGCCAGTGCCAGCGAGATCCTCTCCGGTGCCCTGCAGGACAACCACCGGGCCCAGTTGGTGGGCCAGAAAACCTTCGGCAAAGGCCTGGTGCAATCCGTGCGCGGCCTGGCGGATGGGTCCGGCATGACGGTGACCATCGCCAAATATCTGACGCCCAGTGGCACCGACATTCACAAAAACGGCATCAAGCCGGATGTGAAGGTGGAGATGAGCGAGGAGGAAATCCAATCGCTCAAGCTGGAAGACCTCGGCACCAACAAAGACAGCCAGTACCGCGTTGCCGAAACAACCCTGATCAAAGCCCTGGCGGCTCCCAGCAGCGGCCGGGCCTACAAGCCCGGCTCCGCCAATCTCAAGTCGGCACTTCAGCGATAG
- the ispG gene encoding (E)-4-hydroxy-3-methylbut-2-enyl-diphosphate synthase, which translates to MTATSSVGSSRRYDTQIHRRVTRTVMVGDVPIGSEHPVVVQSMINEDTLDIEAAVAGIRRLADAGCEIVRVTTPSMAHAKAMKEIRAALRSQGCAVPLVADVHHNGIRIALEVANHVDKVRINPGLFVFDKPDPSRQEFTQAEFDAIGARIRDDFAPLVEVLKAQNKALRIGVNHGSLAERMLFTYGDTPRGMVESAMEFVRLCDALDFHNIVISMKASRAPVMLAAYRLMADTMDAEGFRYPLHLGVTEAGDGDYGRIKSTAGIATLLAEGLGDTIRVSLTEAPEKEIPVCFSILQALGLRKTMVEYVACPSCGRTLFNLEEVLHQVRSATSHLTGLDIAVMGCIVNGPGEMADADYGYVGKTPGVISLYRGRDEIRKVPESEGVEALIQLIKDDGRWVEPA; encoded by the coding sequence TTGACCGCCACCTCTTCTGTCGGCTCGTCCCGTCGGTACGACACCCAGATCCACCGCCGCGTCACCCGCACCGTGATGGTGGGCGATGTGCCGATCGGCAGTGAGCACCCGGTGGTGGTGCAATCGATGATCAACGAGGACACGCTCGACATCGAGGCGGCTGTGGCCGGCATTCGTCGACTGGCCGATGCGGGTTGCGAAATCGTGCGGGTCACCACCCCCTCGATGGCGCATGCCAAGGCGATGAAGGAGATCCGCGCGGCGCTGCGCAGCCAGGGCTGTGCGGTGCCCCTAGTGGCGGATGTGCACCACAACGGCATTCGTATCGCCCTGGAAGTGGCGAACCATGTCGACAAGGTGCGGATCAACCCCGGGCTGTTTGTGTTCGATAAACCCGACCCCAGCCGTCAGGAGTTCACGCAGGCGGAATTTGATGCGATCGGCGCGCGCATCCGCGATGACTTCGCCCCGCTGGTGGAAGTGCTGAAAGCGCAGAACAAGGCCCTGCGCATCGGCGTGAACCACGGCTCCCTCGCCGAACGGATGCTGTTCACTTACGGCGACACACCGAGAGGGATGGTGGAATCGGCGATGGAATTCGTGCGGCTCTGTGATGCGCTCGACTTTCACAACATCGTGATTTCGATGAAAGCCTCGCGGGCGCCGGTGATGCTGGCGGCCTACCGGCTGATGGCCGACACCATGGATGCGGAGGGGTTCCGCTATCCACTGCATCTCGGTGTCACCGAGGCGGGCGATGGTGACTACGGCCGGATCAAAAGCACCGCCGGGATCGCCACCCTGCTGGCGGAAGGTCTGGGTGACACGATCCGCGTCTCCCTCACCGAAGCACCGGAGAAAGAGATTCCCGTCTGCTTCTCCATCCTCCAGGCCCTGGGGCTGCGCAAAACGATGGTCGAATACGTGGCCTGTCCGAGCTGCGGTCGCACTTTGTTTAATCTCGAAGAAGTGCTGCACCAGGTGCGGTCCGCCACCTCCCACCTCACCGGTCTCGACATCGCCGTGATGGGATGCATCGTCAACGGCCCGGGCGAGATGGCTGATGCTGACTACGGTTACGTGGGCAAGACCCCTGGGGTGATCTCCCTTTATCGCGGCCGGGACGAGATCCGCAAGGTGCCGGAATCCGAAGGGGTGGAGGCCCTGATTCAGCTGATCAAAGACGATGGTCGCTGGGTGGAACCCGCCTGA
- a CDS encoding uracil-DNA glycosylase family protein: protein MTAQPTTSLSWVLAAQQPEALARFYGALFQTNHRPGVAEQHWLVDLPGGGVLQLYRPSRTRDRPTAAQALAPCLQHQVGVTADDPLEPLHAMVDAARQLGATVVEPARQEPFGAECWLADPEGNRLLLLCTAASPAKPHSDDDTTNDSTLATACRQCQACDLAGSRNQVVISRGSAAAPLMLIGEAPGASEDAEGRPFVGRSGRLLDQLLRETGFNPDHDLYICNAVKCRPPGNRKPKRQELAACRPWLEQQIALVNPAVVGLLGSTALAAVLEERGPITGLRGQWIERDGRAWMPLFHPSYLLRNPSTQPGRPLDLTRSDLRQIRERLCQGEAAFGAPSP, encoded by the coding sequence ATGACGGCCCAACCCACCACCAGCCTCAGTTGGGTGCTGGCCGCCCAGCAACCCGAGGCCCTGGCCCGCTTTTACGGCGCCTTGTTTCAGACGAACCATCGCCCAGGCGTCGCGGAGCAGCACTGGCTGGTGGACCTTCCTGGTGGTGGGGTTCTGCAGCTCTATCGCCCCTCACGCACTCGCGATAGGCCAACTGCAGCTCAGGCTCTGGCACCCTGTTTGCAGCACCAGGTGGGCGTCACAGCAGATGACCCGCTGGAGCCACTCCACGCCATGGTGGACGCCGCGCGCCAACTCGGCGCCACGGTGGTTGAACCGGCGCGGCAAGAACCCTTCGGCGCCGAATGCTGGCTGGCGGATCCGGAGGGGAATCGGCTGCTGCTCCTGTGCACAGCCGCGTCGCCCGCCAAGCCCCACAGCGACGACGACACCACCAACGACTCCACGCTCGCCACGGCCTGCCGCCAATGCCAGGCCTGTGACCTAGCCGGCAGTCGCAACCAGGTGGTGATCAGCCGTGGTTCGGCTGCTGCTCCGCTGATGTTGATCGGCGAAGCGCCGGGCGCGTCAGAAGATGCTGAGGGGCGCCCCTTCGTGGGGCGCTCCGGACGCCTGCTCGATCAATTGCTGCGCGAAACGGGCTTCAACCCAGACCATGACCTTTACATCTGCAATGCCGTGAAGTGCCGGCCGCCCGGCAACCGCAAACCGAAACGCCAGGAGCTCGCCGCCTGTCGCCCCTGGCTGGAGCAACAGATCGCCTTGGTCAATCCCGCCGTGGTGGGGTTGCTGGGGTCCACGGCGTTGGCGGCCGTGCTGGAGGAACGCGGGCCGATCACCGGCCTGCGTGGCCAGTGGATCGAACGGGATGGACGGGCCTGGATGCCCCTGTTCCATCCCTCCTATCTACTTCGCAATCCCTCAACGCAGCCAGGCCGACCGCTCGACCTGACCCGGTCGGATCTACGTCAGATCCGGGAGCGTCTGTGTCAGGGTGAAGCCGCTTTCGGCGCTCCCTCCCCTTGA
- a CDS encoding pyridoxal phosphate-dependent aminotransferase, protein MSSPSVLSHRAVALKPSLTLAISARAQALKEAGRDICSLSAGEPDFDTPEFIVDATMKALRDGITRYGPAAGDPQLREAIARKLSNENRVPTDAAQVLVTNGGKQAIYNLFQVLLNPGDQVLIPAPYWLSYPEMARLAGAEPVVLPSSAATGFQLDLEALDAVLTPRSRLLVLNTPSNPTGRVMQRAEFEALAAWLRRHPDLLVMCDEIYEFLLAEGETHHSLAALAPDLAERIFIVNGFAKGWAMTGWRLGYLAGRAEVIKAAAALQSQSTSNVCSFAQRGALAALEGSRSCVTAMAASYNERRQQMIAGLQAIDGLTLVPPRGAFYAFPQLPDDTTASVEFCRLALEEEGLALVPGEPFGDRRCVRLSCAVARETIADGLERLQRLLDRLRG, encoded by the coding sequence ATGTCAAGCCCGTCAGTTCTCTCCCATCGGGCTGTGGCCCTGAAGCCGTCACTGACGCTTGCGATTAGCGCCCGTGCTCAGGCTTTGAAGGAGGCGGGCCGCGACATCTGCAGCCTCAGCGCCGGTGAACCGGATTTCGACACGCCTGAATTCATTGTCGACGCGACGATGAAGGCGCTCCGCGATGGGATCACCCGCTATGGACCCGCCGCCGGCGATCCGCAGTTACGCGAAGCGATCGCCCGCAAACTCAGCAACGAGAACCGGGTGCCTACCGACGCCGCCCAGGTGCTCGTTACCAACGGCGGCAAGCAGGCGATTTACAACCTTTTCCAGGTGCTGCTCAATCCGGGCGATCAGGTGCTCATCCCGGCGCCCTACTGGTTGAGCTATCCCGAGATGGCTCGACTGGCGGGTGCGGAACCGGTGGTGCTGCCTTCGTCTGCTGCGACAGGATTCCAATTGGATCTGGAGGCACTCGACGCGGTGCTCACCCCGCGCAGCCGGCTGCTCGTGCTCAACACACCGAGCAACCCCACCGGCCGGGTGATGCAGCGGGCTGAGTTCGAGGCCCTGGCGGCATGGCTGCGACGCCACCCTGATCTGCTCGTGATGTGCGACGAGATCTATGAGTTCCTGCTGGCTGAGGGCGAAACCCACCACAGCCTGGCGGCCCTGGCTCCCGATCTGGCGGAGCGCATTTTTATCGTGAATGGCTTCGCTAAGGGTTGGGCGATGACCGGCTGGCGCCTGGGCTATCTGGCTGGGCGCGCCGAGGTGATCAAGGCAGCAGCGGCGCTGCAGAGTCAGAGCACCAGCAATGTCTGCAGCTTTGCCCAGCGCGGTGCCCTGGCTGCCCTGGAGGGATCGCGCAGCTGCGTCACTGCGATGGCGGCGAGTTACAACGAACGCCGTCAGCAGATGATTGCGGGTCTGCAGGCGATCGATGGGCTGACGCTGGTGCCGCCCCGGGGTGCCTTCTATGCCTTTCCCCAGCTTCCGGACGACACCACCGCGTCCGTGGAGTTCTGCCGTCTTGCCCTGGAAGAGGAGGGTCTGGCGTTGGTGCCCGGTGAACCGTTCGGGGATCGGCGATGCGTCCGGCTGTCCTGCGCTGTGGCTCGTGAGACGATTGCGGATGGTCTTGAGCGCCTGCAGCGATTGCTCGATCGCCTCAGGGGCTGA
- a CDS encoding putative selenate ABC transporter substrate-binding protein, whose translation MPARERRAVVCLGLLVSLVTTALPTWAQQVLRIGAIPDQNPERLNRLYGVLAKQLSSDLKVPVRYVPVSNYPAAVTAFRTGSLDLVWFGGLTGVQARLQTPGAKVLAQRDIDAKFRSVFIANTASGLKPISSQKQLTTLRGKRFTFGSESSTSGRLMPQYFLQQAGVSPSQFAGGRPGFSKSHDATIALVQSGSYQAGALNEQVWSTAVNEGRVDPRKVRVIWRTPTYVDYHWVVRPGLDQRFGKGFTTRLQKALLNIDRTTANGKTILELFAAGSFIPAKDSQYQSIEQVGRQLGKIR comes from the coding sequence ATGCCCGCACGAGAACGTCGGGCCGTCGTGTGCCTTGGCCTGCTGGTCAGCCTCGTCACGACGGCCCTTCCCACCTGGGCGCAGCAGGTGCTGCGCATCGGCGCCATTCCGGATCAAAATCCGGAGCGCCTCAATCGTCTGTACGGCGTCCTGGCGAAGCAGCTCAGCAGTGACCTGAAGGTTCCGGTCCGCTATGTCCCCGTCAGCAACTACCCCGCCGCCGTGACGGCTTTTCGCACCGGCAGCCTCGATCTGGTCTGGTTCGGTGGTCTCACCGGTGTTCAGGCCCGTCTGCAGACGCCCGGCGCCAAGGTGCTGGCCCAACGCGACATCGACGCCAAGTTCCGCAGCGTCTTCATCGCCAACACCGCCAGTGGCCTGAAGCCGATCAGCAGTCAGAAGCAACTCACCACATTGCGCGGCAAGCGGTTCACCTTCGGCTCGGAGAGCTCCACCTCCGGCCGTCTGATGCCCCAATACTTCCTGCAGCAGGCTGGCGTGTCGCCCAGTCAGTTCGCCGGTGGTCGCCCTGGATTCAGCAAGAGTCACGACGCCACCATCGCTCTGGTGCAGAGCGGCTCTTACCAGGCCGGTGCCCTGAATGAACAGGTGTGGTCGACTGCGGTGAACGAGGGGCGCGTCGACCCGCGCAAGGTGCGCGTGATCTGGCGAACACCCACCTACGTGGATTACCACTGGGTTGTCCGTCCGGGTCTGGATCAACGCTTCGGCAAGGGCTTCACCACCCGTCTGCAGAAGGCCCTGCTCAACATCGATCGCACCACCGCCAACGGCAAAACGATCCTCGAACTGTTTGCTGCCGGGTCGTTCATCCCCGCCAAAGACAGTCAGTACCAGTCGATCGAACAGGTCGGCAGGCAGTTGGGCAAGATCCGTTGA
- a CDS encoding ATP-binding cassette domain-containing protein — translation MSAVLALDQVSVVGRDLPRLDAVSLVLHQGERVALLGPSGAGKSTLIAVANGSLRPDRGQVVWPQQRQGRRQRRAIGTLWQDLRLVEELSVQQNVNAGALGRRSLGWALLNLLLPLDTPACRRCLEAAGLDPGLLEQPVSRLSGGQRQRVAIARLLRQEPELLLADEPLASLDPALVDDILQRLLHQSAATVLISLHRPDLVDRFDRVVGLRAGSVCLDAVPAELSPEQLERLYRP, via the coding sequence TTGAGCGCAGTGCTCGCCCTGGATCAGGTGTCCGTTGTCGGCCGTGATCTGCCGCGTCTCGATGCGGTCTCCCTGGTGTTGCACCAGGGAGAGCGGGTCGCCCTGCTCGGTCCGAGTGGTGCCGGCAAGAGCACCCTGATCGCCGTGGCCAACGGCAGCCTGCGTCCCGATCGGGGCCAGGTGGTCTGGCCGCAGCAAAGACAGGGGCGGCGGCAACGGCGGGCGATCGGCACCCTCTGGCAAGACCTGCGCTTGGTGGAGGAGCTCTCGGTGCAGCAGAACGTCAACGCCGGCGCGCTTGGCCGGCGTTCGCTGGGCTGGGCCCTGCTCAATCTGCTCTTGCCTCTTGACACGCCCGCTTGTCGCCGCTGTCTGGAGGCGGCAGGGCTGGATCCGGGCCTGCTCGAGCAGCCCGTCTCCCGCCTCTCCGGGGGGCAGCGTCAGCGGGTGGCGATCGCCCGTCTGCTGCGCCAGGAACCGGAGTTGCTCCTGGCCGATGAGCCGCTGGCCAGCCTCGATCCCGCCCTAGTGGACGACATCCTCCAGCGCCTGCTGCATCAGAGCGCGGCCACGGTGCTGATCAGTCTTCACCGCCCCGATCTGGTCGATCGCTTCGATCGGGTTGTGGGTCTGCGCGCCGGATCGGTCTGTCTGGATGCGG